The following nucleotide sequence is from Triticum dicoccoides isolate Atlit2015 ecotype Zavitan chromosome 7B, WEW_v2.0, whole genome shotgun sequence.
CCGTTGATGTCCTCCAGGTTACCCATGATGTACAGCATACCGCCGACAAAGACACATTTACTCCTGAACAGGGTAGCTTTCTCAACTATCCCACTGTCTCTACGAATCCAGGCTCCTGTGCGAGACGAGTAGATGTTCACTCCTGTGATCAACGTTTTCGGAAAGGTCCGCTCGAAACAAAGAACATGGAAATGGGACGAGACTGCTGGATCGAAAGCCAGGCCTGCGGTATGGTTAAGTCTGTTCATTCGCTCCTGTGTTTGAGGTTGAGGTGGTAGCTCCACCCACCTCCCGGTGGCGGGATTGCACACAACAAAATGGTAATCATGCCTGCTGCTGTTGTAACGGCGGTAGAGAAGGAGGCCATTGCAAGCGTCCACCAGGGTGATGCCCTCATCCTTGTTAGGATGTAGGTAAGGGAGGGAGGGGTCGAAGGAGGCTGCGCCGCCGGAGAAACTGGCGAAGTGGTGGCGATATCCGCTGTTGTAGAAGGATGTGTAGAGGAAGCCGGCAAGGGTCTGGGGCAGCTTCTTGTGGTTGGCGGGGTCGGCGATGAGGTCGCGCCAGAGCACTGATACGCACTTGAAGCGGTGGACGGATCTGGCTGGGAGGCGGGAGAGGATCTCCAGGATGAGGTCGACGTTGAACAGACTGGCCGCCCCCGCCGCTGTCACCTGCGGATGGTCGTCCAGCCTCGGCTTAGTGTTCCTCTCGCAGATCTCCCCCTTCTCCGCCCCCTCCATGGAGCTCGACTTGGTGTTCCCCTCGAAGATCCCccccttcttcgcctcctccatgGAGGAGGAAGGGCTAGGCAGGGGCACAGTTAGGTCAGATCTGCAAATGGAGAGAGGAAATCATGAATCTGCCTGAGAAAAATTAACCAGGTGGTGCTGGTGGTCCTATGAGGTGTCAGAAAGGTACCTTGGTTTGGTTTACGATAGCGACGGGTGCCGGCGGTGAACGGGATGCGGCCGGCGGCACTTCGCTTCTCAGAGGACAGTGGGGAACAACAACACGAAAGCTAAACTTAGAAAGAGGAAACGGGGATGCTTGGATTGGATAGTCGTAGATACAAACATAAAAATGACCTGTATGTAAAGAATTGACAACTTTTAGAATTTACCCTTTTCCAAACATGACTAGAAGGAAATGTGCGCCTTGTTGTGCTATTTTTAATGCCACCGCAAACTAAGAGAAAAAAGCAAATAATTTCAATGCCACAACAAACTAAGAGAAAAAAACTAGTCCATCGCCACCTTCTCACTTGCCTCCCGCAACTACAGTTCCTGCATTTGGGCCTCCCTACCAATGTCTTATTTTCCAAAAAATGCCTTCTGTTCTCATGTAACTCCTATTCACTTAGAGAGTTCCAAAGAGAGCATTTGATCAAAGGTTTATTTCACCCTAACAAAAGCATATCAGAATATTGCATACAACAATGTGTTAGCTACAGACATATGGTACTAAGGCCAAATCCAACACGCAACCCCAAATGGTCCGGCCGCGTCCATTTggggctaagagcatctccaaccgcgcTCCCAATAGGCCCCACAGGCAAATTTTCGCCGATGgccgaaaatcggcccagtcgcgccgccAGGACCTCGTTTAGCACCGGTTTGGACCAAATACAGAGCCGGCGATCCCGCCCCGAACCCAAGCGACCGGGTGTCGCCTGGGGGCGCCGGCAGAAGTGAAAAGAGGCGTGGGGCTGCTCTGTCAGCGAGAGGAGGCCCTCTATTTCCCGCCGTTTCCTCCCGCTTCCCCCTCGGCATCCCTCTCATTCTTCATTCCTCCCGCCAAACTCCGCCTCCTCCCTTCCAAGCcgcccgccatgccgccgaagaagtacgtgatGCCCCGCGCCACGACGGATCCCACAGCCACCgccgtcgcccagccgaagcaaAGGAAGCCGAGGGCACCGCCGTCCAAGCCCCCGGGCATGACCAACGCCAACTGGAAGGCGGATGTGCAGCGCCGGGAGGCCTTCACTGCCGATAGGCGCAATAGGGCCAAGAAGGCCAGTGAGAGAGCGGcgcacgcggcggcggcggcggcagcggagcaGGTGGAGCGCGGGCAGTCGAACAAGCCGAGGCGGCGCGTGCGGCGATGATGAATCCACTCGGTGGGCACGGTCCGCACGCGGCCTGGAGACAGCAAAGCATCGGCTCTCCGGTCGGGTTCTCGTCGTCGCCACACCCATGGAGCACGTCGTCGCCGGGCTACGCCGATGGCGACATCCACGATggtttcaaccccaacatcacctttccCCATGGGCGCCCGGTCCAGCATACGCCCTCGTCCGCGTTCGCCGGCGTGCAGTATCCACCGTACACATACTCGCCGACGGACTACGCAGCTTCACTAACGCCACCTCTCCGCCGCGGCCTCTACTCGCAAGCCTCCTCCTCGTCGCATCTTGGCGACGCCGACGCGACGGAGGACCACATGGAAGACATCATCGCAGCCGGCTCGGCTGCCGCCGCCGCTTCCCCCGGGTTCACTACCCAAGACAGCTCGATTGATCTCGGTGACATGGACGCCGAGCTCAACTACGGCGAggaagagccggaggaggaggaagaggaggaggaggaggaggaggaggaggagccggtgcCGACGAGAAAAGGCAAGAAGTAGAATAAGAATAAAGTGTCGGCCAAGAccggcgagccgcgcatcaagtgggcgaCCAAGGAAGATGAGTGCCTCGCCGAAGTGTGGAAGGTCGTTTGCCTCGACCCGATCACCGGCACGAACCAGAACATCGAGACAtattgggaccgcatcaaggccgagttcgacgagcgcaagctcgtcaACCCCTACTTCAAAGTCGTCGACATAAAGCGTGggtcgaaggcgatggcgaaccattgggagcTCATCCAAAcgacgtgcaacaaatggcatgggatcgtcgaggaggtcacggctcgcccggagagcggaacCAGCATCGAGGATCAGGTATAGCATGCTGTCCTCACCCTATTGCTTTCGCCGTGTGCGTGCCCATGCGCGCGCTAGCGCCGACTGATGTTCTTTCCTCGGTGCAGCTGCTACGCATGTTCGTCATGTTCCACGATGACAACAGCGACCtagagttcaagtacctccacgtcttcaagcggatcgacaagtgcgagaagtgggcggttgtccggcgcaccctcgccaagggcaaggagacgtacaagccggacgTGCCGACCCCGGGCGCGGCTGACGGGCGCCCGGACGAcaacaaaggggccaagaaggcgAAACACGCGAGTCGGCTGCCGCACGCGTgcaagagtccatcgagcattgcctcgccgacgccaagAACAGGGTCGCCCAGCGAGAAGAGAAAACTGAGGCGAGGTGGGCTGCTTTTATGACGAACAGCGCCGTCAAACTCGACTTGCTCCGGTCGtctccgcgaagaagaggaacaacgACCTGGCTTTCTTGATGGGCGGCGCCGACATGCTCCAGAGCggcgacgagaagctcaaggcgtggttctTGGCGGAGcgaggcctcatcctgaaccagataccGGCAACGCCAACGCCGacaccgacgccgacgccgacgctgcCACCCAGCCCGACTGACGATGTCTCCGTGACGCCCAGCAGCACAGAAGCTGCGCCGACCAGTCCAGAAGCCGCGCCGACTCCTCCCAGCCCGCGTACGCCGCCGACGACGATGGAGGTCGAGCTCGACGTTTGATGCATTCCTTTCGCGTCCTTCCTTTTTTGTGCATCGAACTACTGCCTATCCTTTCATTTGATCGCCAAACTATGGCACCGAATCGTCGAACTATTGCGATGATTGCCGGATTGTGGCTTTTTTGGAGCGGGAACAATCGATTTTGAATATGGGGCGTGTGTCTGGCGCCTTGGGAGGCGGCACCTGGGGGCGTGGCTGGGGTGAAACTAACTCGAGGGGCCAATCTAGCGCCGGTTCGCCCCCATGCCGTCTTTTTCGGCGCcttgggggccgaacggctggagatgctctaaacggACACAAATCGTGCCCCAACACATGGGAGCAAATGAAAAATGCCCTTTTTTGTCCGCCATCGGTCCAttcccggcccaaatttgggccatgTTTGCGTCAAAACGGACAGCATGCGGACGGGCGGGGGGCGCGCCCTTGTCCTCCCCTGGCACGACGTCGAGGACAAAAACGCGCCAAATTTTCCCCTCGTTACCAAAAACCTCCCGTgctccccctcccctccctccttcATGGCTGGCGCCAAGAAACCCGACGACCGACCGCCACCACCGACCGCCCCACGACAAAGAAGGGCCGAAGAAACCGCGGTCAGAGCTCACGGTGGCGGAGGTCACGCGACTCGACATTGAATCGGCCAAGAGGAGGGTCCGGCGGACTATTGCGGCGGAGAAGAAAGCCGATGCTGACTTCGCCGCTGAGGCCGAGGCCGTGCAGCAAAAGGCCGTCGTCGACCAAAGCGATGCCATCCTCGCCAAGGCCATGCAGTCAGCAACGACACAGGCCCTCGTCATGCTAGGGTTGTGCCAACCCGGGCCGACAATTCTCTCCGCCATCGCCATGGCCGCGGTGAGCACATGCTCGTCGACCGTTCGCCCTCCACAGTGCAAGTCACTAAGCTCCTCCATAACACCGGAGACGGATGGTTTTCATCCGCCACAGCAACATGCTGAGACCCAGTTCTCCACGTCACCGAACGACCGCGTGATCGCGTCGGCCATCCCCGCCCAGCCAGCCATCATCGACCTCAACATCACGCCTGGGTACAGTGGTGCTAGCCAGTCGTCCGATAGGATGCAGAGGAAGCATCCCTAATCGATTCCTAAGGCCAACCTTCCTCGCTCCTGCAACCTATTCAACAAAATGTCAATCCCGACGAGGCGGCCGATGACCCCAACCACAACGCGTTCATGGAGAACGTCAGCTTTGAGGGCCATGGCCAGGCCTTCCACCCCATCGACCAAGGCCAAGGCTACGATCCCGACGAGACCCAAAGGCAAGACAACCGCGGCCAAGATGGTGCCGACCACTACTATGTCCATGAAGAAGAGGTCGGTGACCATGGCAACTCATGGCATGAAGATGAGGACATGTATTacgaagatgaggaagaagagttCGACATTGCGGAGGAGCCATTGTTTATCGATGTTCTCACCTAGAGCCGACGCACAAAGGAGGAAGTAAAGCATTCACACGGGATCATACACCAAAGAAGAGGACACACTGATTTTCGAGATAGGCCAAGATCCCAAGACTGGTGCTTTTGGACGAGAGTTCATACAACATTTCATGAAAGGAGGAATTTTTGCCCTACAAGTTTGCGAGCAACCGTGGCATCAACTCAATCCAAAAGAAATGGGGTTTCATTCAACAAGAATGCAACAAGTATTGTGCCGCGCTTGGGAGGGCTGGACCCCATCTCGTGAGTGGCCTAGCCGTGGGCGACTTGGTATGACCTCCCCTATTTCATTGTTGTGTCATGTTCATGTTTGTTGTATCTTGTGCCCTTCGCTATTACACTTGTGGTATTTTCTTTGATTGTGTAGGCATTCCAACCTTTGGAAGCCTTCAAGGCCCGACATAAGAACAAGCAGTTCACTCTAACACATTGTTGGTCACTCATCAAAGATTGCCCCAAGTTGAAAGATCAATATGCCTCTCTAAAGAAGAAAGGAGGGCCAACGGCCGTGGCTGGGAATGGAGATGTGCTCAAGAGGCCGAGGGACAAGACCAACTCGAAGGTTGACGAGAAGGGTCATGCTTCATCTATCGCCTTGCAAGCAACTTTGCATGACATGATGACTTAAAAGGAAGCGAGGGACGAGAGGAAGCGCCAAGGAAAGGAGGAGCAAATGAAGATATACTTGAAGCTCCAAATGAAGAAGCTTCACATGGAGGAGGCCACCAAGAGGAGGAAGCTGGACATAGAGGCTACCAATGCCGATACCAAGGCAAAAGAGGTGGCGCTAgcaatcatgagcgtggacttgaccAACATGTCCCCGAAGAGAAGAAGTTGGTTCAAGAGCCGGCAAAAGGAGATGTCCGACCGAGATGGCATAAACTAGAAGGACTCGGCCGTGGACCCGTTCTTTTTGAAGGTCGGCTTTGTTGCTGGCGTGAAAACTTGAGGGTTGTTCATTTTGAAGGCTAGCAAGTGTGCCAGCCATTGACTTTGGGCCGGCATGAGAAACGCGGGGNNNNNNNNNNNNNNNNNNNNNNNNNNNNNNNNNNNNNNNNNNNNNNNNNNNNNNNNNNNNNNNNNNNNNNNNNNNNNNNNNNNNNNNNNNNNNNNNNNNNNNNNNNNNNNNNNNNNNNNNNNNNNNNNNNNNNNNNNNNNNNNNNNNNNNNNNNNNNNNNNNNNNNNNNNNNNNNNNNNNNNNNNNNNNNNNNNNNNNNNNNNNNNNNNNNNNNNNNNNNNNNNNNNNNNNNNNNNNNNNNNNNNNNNNNNNNNNNNNNNNNNNNNNNNNNNNNNNNNNNNNNNNNNNNNNNNNNNNNNNNNNNNNNNNNNNNNNNNNNNNNNNNNNNNNNNNNNNNNNNNNNNNNNNNNNNNNNNNNNNNNNNNNNNNNNNNNNNNNNNNNNNNNNNNNNNNNNNNNNNNNNNNNNNNNNNNGGTTGATCATTCTACAGGCTGGCGTATGTATGCCGGCCGCTGGCGCTCTACCCGGCTTGAACTATGGCCGTGGTGTTTTTCATTTGCATAAAAATTCCAGGCAGCCGGACGTGATGCGCCCGCTCGTCGGGTACGCCGCTAGCCCCATTGCCGTACCCAGACGGAcgaaatccggacaaaacggacatCCGTTTGGGGTTGTGTGTTGGAGTTGGCCTCATCAAGTATGGTATAACTGCATACCAGAGTTGAAGTACCAAAATACATAACCATTGATTGAATTTATTGATTACTACAAAGGACATACAGAGCATGTGATATATATCTCTTtcaccaacataatagcacaggcgcgcaagggggagccggcggcatgtgccggcgcccgggcggccggagGTGCGGTATTATGACGGTGTCAcgaggaggagcgcccgtagtcagaccccggggatgtagccatatcggtgaacctcgttaacaaaatcttggtgtcgtgctcatgtgattgcttggttctcggatgatcgacggtggcCTCGGATTTATATTCTAACAACAACAACAGATATATAAGGACAGATGGACTTTGGAAGAACTGGACATCTAGCGTTCAGTTTGAAAGTTCATGAAGGTAAACTTACCAACACATCCCTCATTTGGTGTGGACACACATTGTGGGAGCTGATCGCGTTCAGTAGTAGCGCCCCAAGATTCAGCAATACCCCCTATATACAAAATTAGAAAACAAACAATTTTAGAACCACATAATGCACCGAGTTCAAAAAGAAACCACCTGAAAGTACCTACAAGAAGAGCAGGcagttccactacaccagcactttGAAGCACTGTCTGCTGCGACAAAATCATGATACGTAGATTCACCCTCTGGGAAGAACTTAGGAACCTGGAAACAAAGACAACAAACATGCCACATTTACCTGAAAGGTAAGTGTTGTCAGTCATTGTCTCTGTCAGGTCCTTCATAGCATGAAGCCTATACACGTGCAATGGAAGTATCCGACATAGGATCCACCTTTGTGACATTAGTCCAAGCCGTAAACATGAGCTCAAACCTGTGGTCGATTGTCCGATACGACCAAATCACCATAGCGACTTCCACATACTGTACATACACTTGCCCCTATTGTAGCAGTGACTGGAACTTTGCTATCTGACCCTTTAAATGAGGTCGTGAATATCATCTCCCTGCAAAAATGAATGCCATGAAGTCCAGCAGTAACACATCATGATCTTTTTTTCAAAAAGAGGGgcttcccggcctctgcatcaaaacgatgcatacggccactttaataAAAACACAAAAAGGTTCAACAAGGTGTTATAGTCTCGAAAAAGTAAAGAAAAGCTCACCAAGAGCCAAATAAAACATAGCCAAcataagccacaaccggctggcacaaGAAAAGATagggaaactaattgcctatcttacatgaccgccatccaaaccggttgaagatatcccatgctaccatctcccaccggatagatctagtaaccaaacgctccctggcttccgtcggagtgagtagcgatcacatacggatcaacgcagtggcccggaagataacctgcaaaaaatgaatatttgatGTTCTgtaaaaaaccaaatcatttctgcaattccagactgcccacaataaagcacatactcctaagcGAATGTGGCTCGCTGTTCCAGGCTCTATCCcgttaagccacgttccaaataacgtgctTACAGAACTCGAAGAAGTAATATTAAAAGCTATGTGCACCGTCCGCCATAGAaccttggccaacgggcaatcgagaaagaggtgtttgatagtttcatcccgatcacaaaaGCTACACCTAGTAGGTCATGTCCAGTTACGCTTAGCCAGATTGTCCTTAGTTAAGATGGCTTGTTtacgtacaaaccacataaacactttaattttcaacgGAACTTTGACTTTCTAAACATATTTGGAACTAGGAATGGAGCTAGAATTGATAACATCaagatacattgatttaactgtaaacACCGCAGTCCTAGTAAGCTTCCAACGCAACTGATCGGGCTGTTGAGACATCTGAACCTCCATCAATCTACTCACTAAATGGAGCCACGATTCCCAACGAGTGCCAACTAGCGTCCTTCTAAATTGAATATTAAGGGGGACGGACTGAAGTACCGTTTCAACGTAACCATCGCGTCGTTGAACAATACTATAAAGGGACGGGTATTGAAGCGCGAGGGGTGTCTCTCCTAGCAAAATATCCTCCCAGAATCGCGTCTTGGCGCCATTTCCAataataaactttgtcctattgaAAAAGGCTGATTTAACTCTCATGAGCCCTTTCCAAAAAGGCGAGTCCATCGGCCTCgctgtcacctgggacaaagttttggaaTGAAGATCCTTACTACGGAGAATCTGTGCCCATGTGGCCTCAGTCTCAACAGTTAACTTATATAGCTCtttgctgagaagacatctgttcttgacttcaagattttcaatgccAAGATTTTCAATGCGAAGACCCATTTGGcgagtctgtattttatttttagctCATCATTCTGCCAGAAGAAACATGATCgttagaagtccagccttttccttaCTCCAATCGGAACCTCAGAaaaagataagagaaacataggcatacttgtgAGAACCAAATTAATAAGAATTAGCcgacctccgtatgacatgagcttgcccttccagcaactcaatttcttctcaaatcgatcctcgGTGCACTTTCATACTCTGTTTG
It contains:
- the LOC119341691 gene encoding F-box protein At2g23160-like — protein: MEEAKKGGIFEGNTKSSSMEGAEKGEICERNTKPRLDDHPQVTAAGAASLFNVDLILEILSRLPARSVHRFKCVSVLWRDLIADPANHKKLPQTLAGFLYTSFYNSGYRHHFASFSGGAASFDPSLPYLHPNKDEGITLVDACNGLLLYRRYNSSRHDYHFVVCNPATGRWVELPPQPQTQERMNRLNHTAGLAFDPAVSSHFHVLCFERTFPKTLITGVNIYSSRTGAWIRRDSGIVEKATLFRSKCVFVGGMLYIMGNLEDINGEYVLVGVDMEGKVWKTIRVPYGSKFGTIGLSQGCLHYAIAPLNNNNEILVSEIALWCLKDCDSKQWVLKHTASIDTLISMTWEKYRVVEIHPDCDTIFLAQCGGDTLVSYDMWHQKVGCIINLEKNSVHKFLPYVPLFSEPLADAEG